One window from the genome of uncultured Tateyamaria sp. encodes:
- a CDS encoding metallophosphoesterase family protein, protein MRVQDLGVLQGPVLFFGGPYSNLQATHAVLDQARIRNATPVCTGDVVAYCGRPAETVAAIRAAGCAVVAGNCEVQLARGAADCGCGFAEGTTCDLLSVGWFGYANRHIGQDDRVWMSTLPAIVIFTHHGARYAVLHGGATDIARFVWSTSPDTVFAEEWATVEAIVGPVDHVVAGHSGIPFQRDVGAGTWINAGVIGMPPHDGSRTTVFATLNGGAVSFHRLTYDVATAVRDMEAVGLTQGYHSALCSGYWPSEDVLPPDLRVSRASG, encoded by the coding sequence ATGCGCGTACAGGATTTGGGGGTGTTGCAGGGACCTGTGCTGTTCTTTGGCGGTCCATACTCCAACTTGCAGGCCACGCATGCCGTGCTTGATCAAGCGCGGATACGCAACGCCACGCCTGTCTGCACGGGCGACGTTGTCGCGTATTGCGGCCGCCCGGCGGAAACCGTGGCTGCCATCCGCGCGGCCGGGTGCGCGGTTGTCGCAGGCAATTGCGAGGTTCAATTGGCACGTGGGGCCGCCGATTGCGGTTGCGGTTTCGCGGAAGGCACGACATGCGATCTGTTGTCAGTAGGCTGGTTCGGCTATGCCAACCGGCATATCGGACAGGATGATCGCGTCTGGATGAGCACCTTGCCAGCCATCGTGATCTTCACCCATCACGGCGCGCGCTATGCAGTCCTTCATGGCGGCGCAACCGACATCGCGCGTTTTGTATGGTCGACGTCACCCGATACCGTGTTTGCCGAGGAATGGGCCACGGTTGAGGCGATCGTCGGACCGGTGGATCATGTCGTCGCGGGCCATTCCGGCATTCCGTTCCAGCGTGATGTGGGCGCGGGTACATGGATCAATGCGGGCGTGATTGGCATGCCGCCGCATGACGGGTCCAGGACGACCGTATTTGCGACCCTGAACGGCGGCGCGGTGTCTTTTCACCGTTTGACCTATGACGTTGCGACTGCCGTGCGGGACATGGAAGCCGTCGGCCTGACCCAAGGCTACCACAGCGCCCTGTGCAGCGGTTACTGGCCGTCAGAGGACGTGTTACCGCCCGACTTGCGCGTATCCCGCGCCAGCGGGTGA
- a CDS encoding site-specific tyrosine recombinase XerD → MSDRWISTFLEAQAAELGAARNTLLAYGRDLKDAGAWLSDRGTGFDTADTAQIEAYLIHCDAQGLAKATRARRLSAIKQLYRFAFEEGWRADNPAIQIVSPGQDKRLPKTLDEDEVERLLTAARTYGRGDHDRLRDTCLMELLYATGMRVSELVSLPVSSARGDPQMLLILGKGGKERMVPLSPSARASLLAWIEVRDAKQAALENEGAPLSRFLFPSRGASGHLTRHWFYARIKALSVHAGVAPSKVTPHTLRHAFATHLLAGGADLRAIQTMLGHADVATTEIYTHVVDERLTQLVLDHHPLARDTRKSGGNTSSDGQ, encoded by the coding sequence ATGAGCGACAGGTGGATTTCGACTTTCCTTGAGGCACAGGCGGCGGAACTTGGGGCCGCGCGGAACACGCTGCTTGCCTACGGGCGGGACTTGAAGGATGCGGGGGCCTGGTTGTCTGATCGGGGCACCGGGTTTGACACCGCAGATACGGCCCAGATTGAGGCGTATCTGATCCATTGCGATGCACAGGGTCTGGCCAAAGCAACCCGCGCCCGGCGCCTGTCCGCGATCAAGCAACTCTACCGCTTTGCCTTCGAAGAAGGCTGGCGCGCTGACAATCCGGCGATCCAGATTGTAAGCCCGGGACAGGACAAGCGCCTGCCCAAAACGCTGGATGAAGACGAGGTCGAGCGTCTGCTGACCGCCGCGCGCACCTATGGTCGAGGCGATCACGACCGGCTGCGCGACACGTGCCTGATGGAACTGTTGTATGCCACCGGCATGCGGGTGAGCGAACTGGTGAGCCTGCCGGTGTCGTCGGCACGCGGTGATCCACAGATGCTGTTGATCCTGGGAAAAGGCGGCAAGGAACGTATGGTGCCGCTGTCCCCGTCGGCGCGCGCGTCGCTACTGGCCTGGATTGAGGTCCGCGATGCCAAGCAGGCGGCATTGGAAAACGAAGGTGCGCCCCTGTCCCGGTTCCTTTTCCCGTCGCGCGGCGCATCCGGACACCTGACACGGCACTGGTTCTACGCGCGGATCAAGGCGCTGTCCGTCCATGCGGGGGTGGCCCCGTCCAAGGTCACGCCACACACGCTGCGCCACGCCTTTGCGACCCATCTATTGGCGGGTGGCGCCGATTTGCGGGCCATTCAGACCATGTTGGGCCATGCCGACGTGGCAACCACCGAGATTTACACCCATGTCGTGGACGAACGGTTGACACAACTGGTGCTGGACCATCACCCGCTGGCGCGGGATACGCGCAAGTCGGGCGGTAACACGTCCTCTGACGGCCAGTAA
- a CDS encoding shikimate kinase: MSENQQDSVVGAGFALKKTVVMVGMMGAGKTAVGRALALRLGVPFLDSDAEIEAAANMTVPEIFERDGEPFFRAKETQVISRLLDEERGILSTGGGAFLARENRANITAHGVSVWLNADLDLLWQRVRHKDTRPLLRTANPRATLAEIYAARVPLYAMADVSVVSLPDLSIDEMVDRVVATLLTQRPDVLEKTDA; encoded by the coding sequence ATGAGCGAAAATCAGCAGGACAGCGTGGTTGGGGCAGGCTTTGCGCTGAAGAAAACCGTGGTCATGGTCGGCATGATGGGCGCGGGCAAGACGGCCGTGGGCCGGGCACTGGCCTTGCGTCTTGGGGTGCCGTTTCTGGACAGCGATGCCGAGATCGAGGCGGCGGCCAACATGACCGTGCCCGAAATCTTTGAGCGCGACGGCGAGCCGTTTTTTCGCGCCAAGGAAACGCAGGTGATCTCGCGTCTTCTGGATGAGGAACGGGGCATTCTGTCCACCGGTGGCGGCGCTTTTCTGGCCAGGGAAAATCGCGCGAACATCACCGCACATGGCGTGTCGGTGTGGCTGAATGCCGACCTTGATCTGCTGTGGCAGCGCGTTCGGCACAAGGACACGCGCCCGTTGCTGCGCACCGCCAATCCACGTGCGACACTTGCGGAAATCTATGCCGCCCGCGTACCCTTGTACGCCATGGCCGATGTTTCCGTGGTGTCCCTGCCGGATCTCAGCATTGATGAAATGGTGGACCGGGTTGTGGCGACACTGCTGACCCAACGCCCGGATGTTCTGGAGAAAACGGATGCGTGA